One window from the genome of Nicotiana tomentosiformis chromosome 5, ASM39032v3, whole genome shotgun sequence encodes:
- the LOC104091225 gene encoding uncharacterized protein, with the protein MWALKKLYLDWVKVANLRMLQLNEVEEFHFHAYENATMYKERMKFIQDKKILKQEFKSGDLVLLFKSILKFFSSKLKSKWSCPFKVVNVSSYGAIELESEDGTRTFKVNG; encoded by the coding sequence atgtgggcattGAAAAAGTTATATCTTGACTGGGTCAAAGTTGCTAATCTAAGgatgctacaactcaacgaggtGGAAGAGTTCCATTTTCATGCCTATGAGAATGCAACCATGTATAAAGAAAGAATGAAGTTTATTCAGGACAAGAAGATTTTGAAGCAGGAATTCAAATCTGGTGACTTAGTCTTACTCTTCAAGTCAATATTGAAGTTCTTTTCAAGcaaactcaaatccaaatggtCTTGCCCGTTCAAAGTTGTGAATGTATCTTCCTATGGTGCTATTGAATTAGAATCCGAGGACGGGACTCGAACTTTCAAAGTAAATGGCTAA